The Argonema galeatum A003/A1 region CCGTGATTCACATCGCAACGAATCGCACAAAAGCCCCCGCTAGAGTCGGTACTCCGACGATTCGGTGGGTAGTTTACATTCGGTGTTTTCTGGGATATCTTATTGGGGAGGCAGATCCCCAAACTGTTGCCGATACCGAACCAACAGAGACTCCAGTTCCTCGGCGCGTTCCTCCGCCTGCTGTAGTTCCAGGGTTTTCTGGTGTAGCGCCTGCGCTAGCTCAGTTGGAATCAACAGCTTTTCCCCAGTATCTTCCCGATAAAAGCCAATCAGTTTCTCCTCCACTACCAAACGCAGTTGCAAGGGAACGCTGCGACTATCTGTAATTGGCTCATAAATATCGCCCCGGAGTCGATATCCGCGCAATTTTTCCGCTATCCACTCCCCTTTAGGATCGAATAACCAGTATTCCTGCACCTCCAGCTGCTCGTAAAGGTTTTTCTTAAAGCTTCGATCGTCATCTTGAGTGCCTTTAGATGTCATCTCAAAAATTACCACAGGCACCTGACCCTCTTCCCAAATTTTATAATTGTCTCGTCCTCCGGGAGCTACATCAAAAATGACCATTACATCGGGGGCTACTCGCAATTTGGGAAAACCTTGGGAGTAGTAAAGAAACTGGTCTGCCAAAACGGTCGCTTGACGGCCTGCTAGGTATTGTTTTAGGACTTCCAGGGCAGTTACGATCGCATAAAGGTGGTCATAAGTTTCTGCCACAGGTTCACCATCCGCGCTGGGGTAGAAAATCTCGGTTTTTTGGGCTACTGGTAAAATCGCGGTCATTCGATTTTGGATTTTAGATTTT contains the following coding sequences:
- a CDS encoding Uma2 family endonuclease, producing MTAILPVAQKTEIFYPSADGEPVAETYDHLYAIVTALEVLKQYLAGRQATVLADQFLYYSQGFPKLRVAPDVMVIFDVAPGGRDNYKIWEEGQVPVVIFEMTSKGTQDDDRSFKKNLYEQLEVQEYWLFDPKGEWIAEKLRGYRLRGDIYEPITDSRSVPLQLRLVVEEKLIGFYREDTGEKLLIPTELAQALHQKTLELQQAEERAEELESLLVRYRQQFGDLPPQ